In the Acidobacteriota bacterium genome, GATCGCCCGCATCGAAGGCGCCCGCCACATCCCCCTCCAGGAGCTCCCCGAGCGCTTCCACGAGCTCGACCCCGCCGACCCCGTCGTCCTCCAATGCCACCACGGTCCCCGCTCCACCCAGGCCACCCACTTCCTGCGCACCCAAGGCTTCGCAAAGGCCTGGAACCTCGCCGGCGGCATCCACGCCTGGAGCCTGCAGATCGATTCGTCGGTGCCGCAGTATTGACGAGCTGAAGCCCAGACGGACCGCAGCCTCATGCTAGAGCAGCCGGCCCCGGAAACGAGGCTGGAGCTCACCCCGCCCCACCCAAACGGGTAGCCCGCCTACCCGCAGGAGCATTGCACAAATTCCTCTCCGGCCCTAGTTTTGTCCAGATTTCACCCGTAAGGAGTGACCATGGACAAAGTGGAAGAGACGCGGGCTCCGGAGTCGGAGCGCCGCGAGGCGTTGGGTTGGCTGTCGAGAATCGGCATGGTGGTGGGGCTGACGGCGGCCTATGGAACGCTGGCGGCGTTCATGGGGCGGTTTCTCTTTCCGGCCCGGCCGCCGGCCAAGGGGTGGATGTACGTCTCCGACCTTGGGAGGATGCCGAAGGAAGGGGCTTTGCGTTACCGCACTCCGGGAGGAGCGACGGTCAACATCGCCCGCCAGGGAGAGGGAAGGACCGCCCAAAGCTTCATCGCCCTCTCCAGCACCTGTCCGCACCTGGGCTGCCAGGTGCACTGGGAGCCGCACAACGACCGCTTCTTTTGTCCCTGTCATAACGGCGTCTTCAATCCCGCCGGCGAGCCCGTCGAAGGACCGCCGGCGGATGCCGGGCAGGCTCTGCCCAAATATCCCCTGAAGGTCGAAAACGACCTACTCTTCATCGAGGTGTCCCTGGACGAGCTGGCCCAGGGACCGGGAGAAATCCTGGACGAGGTCCCCGCCGGTCCCCGCGGGCCGGGGCACGATCCCTGCCTGTGCGGGGAGGGCATTCTGCGCTTCGGCGACCGGGGGGCGTGAAGCTTTGAGCCTCGTCACCTGGGTCCAGGAGCGGCTGCCCGTCTCCGGGGAGAATCTGCGGGAGCTCACCAACGAGCCGGTTCCCAACCATCTCAAGCGTTGGTGGTTCGCCCTCGGCGGCACTCCGGCCTACCTCTTCGTGGTACAGGTGGTCACCGGCATCCTGCTCGCCTTCTATTACCAGCCATCCCCGGACACCGCCTACGAGTCGGTGCGCTTCATCACCGAGGACGCCGCCTACGGCTGGCTTTTGCGGGGCCTGCACCGCTGGGGCGCCACCTTCATGGTGGCCGCGGTGATCCTGCACCAGATGCGGGTCTACTTCACCGGCGCCTACCGCAAGCCGCGGGAGATCAATTGGATGGTGGGCATGTGCCTGCTGCTGTGCACCCTGATGCTGGGCTTCACCGGCTATTGCTTGGTCTACGAGCAACTGAGCTATTGGGGCGCCGCGGTGGGTGCCAACATCGCCGGCGGCGTGCCCCTGGTAGGCGGCTTCTTCAAGACGCTGCTGCTGGGCGGCGAAGGCTACAACGACAACACCCTGTCGCGCTTCTATGTGCTCCACGCCGCGGTGCTGCCCACGCTGCTGACCCTGCTGGTCATCGTGCACATCGCCATCATCCGTATCCAAGGCGTGACCGAGTTTGAGTTCGAGGACGAGCCGGAGGACAAGCCCAAGACCTTCAACTTCTTCCCCGATCACCTCTACAGCGAGCTGATGGTGGGGCTGGTGCTGATGATCCTGCTCACCGCCCTGGCGTGCATCTATCCCGCCACGCTGGGTCCCAAGGCGGACCCCCTCACGACACCGGAAGTGATCAAGCCGGAGTGGTTCTTCTAC is a window encoding:
- a CDS encoding cytochrome bc complex cytochrome b subunit, which translates into the protein MSLVTWVQERLPVSGENLRELTNEPVPNHLKRWWFALGGTPAYLFVVQVVTGILLAFYYQPSPDTAYESVRFITEDAAYGWLLRGLHRWGATFMVAAVILHQMRVYFTGAYRKPREINWMVGMCLLLCTLMLGFTGYCLVYEQLSYWGAAVGANIAGGVPLVGGFFKTLLLGGEGYNDNTLSRFYVLHAAVLPTLLTLLVIVHIAIIRIQGVTEFEFEDEPEDKPKTFNFFPDHLYSELMVGLVLMILLTALACIYPATLGPKADPLTTPEVIKPEWFFYVAFRWLKLFSGTVAIVSTGFIVFIMFTWPFIDRWFRRKTRFAEASVWIGIVGALLIIALTVWEALVAH
- a CDS encoding Rieske (2Fe-2S) protein, giving the protein MDKVEETRAPESERREALGWLSRIGMVVGLTAAYGTLAAFMGRFLFPARPPAKGWMYVSDLGRMPKEGALRYRTPGGATVNIARQGEGRTAQSFIALSSTCPHLGCQVHWEPHNDRFFCPCHNGVFNPAGEPVEGPPADAGQALPKYPLKVENDLLFIEVSLDELAQGPGEILDEVPAGPRGPGHDPCLCGEGILRFGDRGA